One window of the Candidatus Zixiibacteriota bacterium genome contains the following:
- a CDS encoding hypothetical protein (Evidence 5 : Unknown function) has translation MNQASHKEKECDSRLLEIETLFRQKKPEIAGDLIRNLIASGYHAEEHESGLFKSLQAQLHYNTGEYHSAIKLATEAVKLLASSVSHIRIGDALIILFKSYFAIGDLKTAQRQANDALAFYRRADYQLGIVESFNRLSQIAFVRCEYPQAEELISEAIAACRGNNAQMVQLLGNLGRIEILNGKWSSAEENLKTANQMAEGMGLRASLARNHLSLGYLYTRMRQFILAGRSLQSATRLIDEEKLLREKIILSEYEGELALESGDIVKAEKILEAAYEKARELAPDSSLVSQIGRRLAEAEHLLGNTDEALVTAQKAHAVASRLGEKAEIGLTQMVIADIQSARGEFQTANDAALDGLDILRKVGDPYDIARSLLLAADINIRSGDLSRAGIEKYFEEAYRLFNTLKLHYWSAEARFRQGVYWCQHANISGGFKNLHEAEKIFETISEKGRIRSVRLFLQDLSRKAVERSLSMENEFKIFGNYFSDKEYRHLKSGQIDEIMEILAKRTGSGRVVLYQAGKDDGYILSNLPLSEHQKKRFSQQFNDLLGEEFSKEKPTLILDSRRDPFINELLTPEPGLSVSSVIVSPLFLGAEIGGYIYLDRQSANGNLAPFGQKELNFVVGFADLIALKLAEYDRMTLEEDNRRLKAQLLEKAIFPNIVTQNKQMLEMLARVQQVVNSNISISIEGETGCGKDLLAKTIHYNSDRKDRRFISVNCAALPETLLESELFGHKRGAFTGADRDKTGLFEEADGGTFFLDEIADMPLSIQAKVLRILEEKEIVRLGETRPIKVDVRIISATNKDLKIEMEAGRFRQDLYYRLTALCFRIPPLRERKEDIPLLIKHFAGDSARITPDAMRQLVAFDWPGNVRELENEVKKLTLLAGENGLIDVSLLSGKIMSSIKTETAPDVSLSTDIDFTNNFTLYDYLAEYEKRFIIKALRDQGGIKKHAAATLNIPESTLRLKIKQYNIDLDSLNTVH, from the coding sequence ATGAATCAAGCCTCACACAAAGAAAAGGAATGCGATAGCCGGCTACTGGAGATTGAAACTTTATTCCGCCAGAAGAAGCCCGAAATCGCCGGCGATTTGATCCGAAATCTGATTGCCTCGGGTTATCATGCCGAGGAACACGAGTCCGGATTGTTCAAATCGCTTCAGGCGCAGTTGCACTATAATACCGGTGAATATCATTCGGCGATCAAGCTGGCGACGGAAGCGGTCAAACTTTTGGCTTCCTCCGTGTCGCATATCCGTATCGGCGATGCCTTAATAATCCTCTTTAAGAGTTATTTTGCCATAGGTGATCTCAAGACGGCCCAGCGCCAGGCCAATGATGCCCTGGCTTTCTATCGCCGGGCCGACTATCAACTGGGTATTGTTGAATCTTTTAACCGTCTGAGTCAGATTGCCTTTGTCCGTTGCGAGTATCCGCAGGCCGAAGAATTAATCAGCGAGGCGATCGCCGCCTGCCGGGGCAATAATGCCCAGATGGTGCAGTTGCTGGGGAACCTCGGACGTATTGAAATTCTTAATGGCAAGTGGTCATCCGCCGAGGAGAATCTCAAAACCGCCAATCAGATGGCCGAGGGTATGGGATTAAGGGCCTCCTTGGCCAGAAATCACCTGTCCCTGGGATATCTATATACTCGGATGCGGCAGTTTATTCTTGCCGGGCGTTCCCTGCAGTCGGCTACCCGATTAATCGATGAGGAAAAGCTCCTTCGCGAGAAAATCATATTGTCGGAATATGAAGGAGAACTGGCGCTGGAATCGGGTGATATTGTTAAGGCTGAGAAAATCCTGGAAGCGGCTTATGAAAAGGCCCGCGAACTGGCCCCGGATTCCTCTCTGGTGAGCCAGATTGGCCGCCGTCTCGCGGAGGCGGAGCATTTGCTCGGCAATACCGACGAGGCTCTGGTGACAGCGCAGAAGGCCCATGCTGTTGCATCGCGACTGGGTGAAAAGGCTGAAATCGGATTGACCCAGATGGTCATTGCCGATATACAGTCGGCCCGCGGGGAATTTCAGACGGCGAACGATGCCGCTCTTGACGGACTCGATATTCTGCGCAAAGTCGGCGACCCGTATGATATCGCGCGTTCCCTGCTTCTCGCGGCCGATATCAATATCCGTTCCGGTGATCTTTCCCGAGCCGGGATTGAGAAATATTTCGAGGAGGCCTATCGGCTTTTCAATACGCTGAAGTTGCATTACTGGTCGGCCGAAGCGAGATTTCGTCAGGGTGTTTACTGGTGTCAGCACGCCAATATCTCCGGCGGATTCAAAAATCTGCACGAGGCCGAGAAGATATTTGAGACCATTTCGGAGAAGGGGCGCATTCGCAGTGTTCGGCTCTTCCTTCAGGACCTGTCCCGCAAGGCAGTGGAACGATCCCTTTCAATGGAAAACGAATTCAAGATTTTCGGAAATTATTTCTCGGATAAAGAATACCGTCATTTGAAATCGGGTCAGATCGATGAGATCATGGAAATTTTGGCCAAGCGAACCGGTTCGGGACGAGTTGTCCTTTATCAGGCCGGGAAGGATGACGGATATATCCTTTCGAATCTGCCGCTGAGCGAACATCAGAAGAAGAGATTTTCTCAGCAATTTAACGATCTTTTGGGTGAGGAATTCAGCAAGGAGAAGCCGACCCTGATTCTGGACAGCCGCCGCGATCCTTTCATAAACGAATTACTGACGCCGGAGCCGGGTCTGTCGGTCTCGAGCGTAATTGTCAGTCCCCTGTTTCTCGGGGCGGAAATCGGCGGTTATATTTATCTCGATCGGCAGTCGGCAAACGGCAATCTGGCGCCGTTCGGGCAGAAGGAACTCAATTTTGTGGTCGGGTTCGCTGATCTGATCGCTCTTAAATTGGCGGAATACGACCGGATGACGCTTGAAGAAGATAACCGCCGGCTCAAGGCCCAGTTATTGGAGAAAGCGATTTTCCCTAATATCGTCACCCAGAACAAACAAATGCTGGAGATGCTGGCCCGGGTTCAGCAGGTGGTTAATTCCAATATCTCGATATCGATCGAAGGGGAAACCGGATGCGGCAAAGATCTTCTGGCCAAGACCATTCATTATAATTCCGACCGCAAGGATCGTCGTTTCATATCGGTAAATTGCGCCGCCCTCCCGGAGACACTACTCGAATCGGAGTTATTCGGACACAAGCGGGGCGCCTTTACCGGGGCCGATCGCGATAAGACCGGGCTATTTGAGGAGGCCGACGGCGGCACGTTCTTCCTCGATGAAATCGCCGACATGCCTCTTTCGATTCAAGCCAAGGTTCTGCGCATATTGGAAGAAAAGGAAATTGTCCGGCTGGGAGAAACCCGGCCGATAAAAGTCGATGTCCGCATCATTTCGGCGACCAACAAGGACCTGAAGATTGAGATGGAGGCGGGACGGTTCCGTCAGGATCTTTATTACCGTCTGACCGCGCTCTGTTTCCGCATCCCGCCTTTACGGGAGCGCAAGGAAGATATTCCGCTTCTGATAAAGCATTTCGCCGGCGACAGCGCCCGTATCACTCCGGATGCCATGCGCCAGCTGGTGGCTTTCGACTGGCCGGGTAATGTGCGTGAACTGGAAAATGAGGTCAAGAAATTGACTCTTCTGGCAGGGGAAAACGGCTTGATTGACGTTTCCCTGCTATCCGGCAAGATAATGTCATCGATAAAGACCGAAACGGCTCCCGATGTCAGCCTCAGCACCGATATAGACTTCACCAATAATTTTACACTCTATGATTATCTCGCCGAATACGAGAAGCGGTTCATAATCAAGGCCCTTCGGGATCAGGGGGGAATCAAAAAGCACGCGGCGGCAACTTTGAATATTCCGGAATCGACCCTGAGACTGAAAATCAAGCAGTACAATATCGATCTTGACAGCCTGAATACCGTTCACTGA
- a CDS encoding AP-4-A phosphorylase, whose amino-acid sequence MSEKFIWAPWRSNFILGKKEKGCIFCNRIRRHNDGADLIVYRGEKAFVILNRYPYNSGHVMVVPKRHVGSLNRLTDAEAAELFELTRTTVDVIKKVFHPDSFNLGMNLGRGSGAGVPGHLHMHIVPRWAEDTNFMPVIGGTRVVSFDLKMIYRMLKKGFDSLCLEAKSRPKRS is encoded by the coding sequence ATGAGCGAGAAATTTATCTGGGCGCCCTGGCGGTCCAATTTCATTCTTGGAAAGAAAGAAAAAGGGTGCATCTTCTGCAACCGGATCCGGCGCCACAATGACGGGGCCGATCTGATCGTATATCGCGGTGAAAAGGCTTTTGTCATCCTCAACCGCTATCCGTATAATTCGGGGCATGTCATGGTCGTGCCGAAACGTCATGTCGGTTCATTGAATCGGCTGACCGACGCGGAGGCGGCGGAACTTTTTGAATTGACCCGAACCACGGTCGATGTCATAAAAAAAGTCTTTCATCCCGATTCCTTCAATCTGGGCATGAATCTGGGGCGCGGCTCGGGGGCGGGGGTTCCGGGNCACCTGCATATGCATATCGTCCCGCGCTGGGCGGAGGACACCAATTTTATGCCGGTCATAGGGGGGACCAGAGTGGTCTCTTTTGATCTAAAGATGATTTATCGGATGCTCAAAAAAGGTTTTGATTCATTATGCCTCGAGGCAAAATCCCGACCAAAGCGGAGTTGA
- a CDS encoding 3-isopropylmalate dehydratase large subunit (modular protein), with product MPRGKIPTKAELIQLQKLYKTDEKIAERLGGVTPQLVAYWRRKKNIARHAYPKFSELDIKEMWERFGDDYRAGLELGLSKAAFYNWRRKYGIKEKPAFLKLEQLELNLGGPTRAAGKRPSSGSQTAVQKILSERSGLKRVEVDQMVSVEPDLVVVHDDAAGVIERFQSSGLKYVWNPGRIIISLDRTVPAANEETAAAHHMIRDFVRRQNLRNFYDVAEGSGHLLAVENGHILPGQLALGTDPFVASFGCIDSFAAGVTPSEMSAIWATGRLETIVPATIKVNINGRIASVLSAKDIALFIYKNLREVEISGKAIEFNGAAVAQMPIAERFTLCNFAVAMGARAAICPFDSNTRRYFLGRTHMPYRPALADKDAVYLDTYEFNIDNIGPQIAITSDGRRIAGVAEVEGVPVQQIVIGSCGNARIEDLRIIADILKGKKIHSEVRMLIYPASRSVYLEALKKGFLRALVEAGALIMNPGSGPCPAGFHKNLAPGEKCLTTAPLRLDDLLDGATGDIFLVSAATAAASALKGVISDPTGYVR from the coding sequence ATGCCTCGAGGCAAAATCCCGACCAAAGCGGAGTTGATACAGCTTCAGAAGCTGTACAAAACCGACGAGAAAATTGCCGAGCGTCTGGGGGGAGTCACGCCGCAACTGGTGGCGTACTGGCGGCGGAAGAAAAATATCGCCCGGCATGCCTACCCCAAGTTTTCCGAATTGGATATCAAGGAAATGTGGGAGCGGTTCGGCGATGACTATCGGGCCGGACTGGAGTTGGGACTTTCGAAAGCGGCTTTTTATAACTGGCGGAGAAAATACGGCATCAAGGAAAAGCCGGCTTTCCTGAAACTGGAGCAATTGGAACTCAATCTCGGCGGACCGACCCGGGCCGCGGGGAAACGGCCCAGTTCCGGGAGCCAGACCGCCGTGCAGAAAATTCTCTCCGAGCGATCCGGGCTCAAGCGGGTCGAAGTGGACCAGATGGTGAGCGTCGAGCCGGATCTCGTGGTGGTTCACGATGACGCCGCCGGGGTGATTGAGCGCTTTCAATCCAGCGGCCTGAAATACGTCTGGAATCCGGGCCGAATCATTATTTCTCTCGATCGCACCGTTCCAGCCGCCAACGAAGAAACGGCGGCGGCGCACCATATGATTCGTGATTTTGTCCGGCGGCAGAACCTTCGGAATTTTTATGATGTCGCGGAAGGAAGCGGTCACCTGCTGGCGGTGGAGAACGGTCATATTCTGCCGGGCCAGTTGGCGCTCGGCACCGATCCCTTTGTCGCCTCGTTCGGCTGTATCGATTCATTCGCGGCGGGAGTGACGCCGTCCGAAATGTCCGCGATCTGGGCGACGGGACGGCTGGAAACAATCGTACCGGCGACCATAAAAGTCAATATCAACGGGCGAATCGCTTCGGTTCTCTCGGCGAAAGATATCGCTTTATTCATATATAAGAATCTTCGGGAAGTAGAAATCTCCGGCAAGGCCATCGAGTTTAACGGCGCTGCCGTGGCCCAGATGCCGATTGCGGAGCGATTTACTCTCTGCAATTTCGCGGTGGCGATGGGCGCCAGGGCGGCGATCTGTCCATTCGACTCCAATACCCGTCGTTATTTTCTCGGCCGGACCCATATGCCGTACCGGCCGGCGCTGGCCGACAAAGATGCTGTCTATCTCGACACGTACGAATTCAACATCGACAATATCGGTCCACAGATTGCGATTACATCCGACGGGAGAAGGATTGCCGGGGTGGCCGAAGTGGAAGGAGTCCCGGTTCAGCAGATCGTGATCGGGTCCTGCGGTAATGCTCGGATCGAAGATCTCAGGATTATTGCAGATATATTAAAAGGGAAGAAGATTCATTCCGAGGTGCGGATGCTCATTTATCCGGCCTCGCGGTCGGTCTATCTGGAAGCGCTGAAAAAAGGATTCCTGCGGGCGCTGGTGGAAGCCGGGGCCCTGATCATGAATCCGGGCAGCGGGCCGTGCCCGGCCGGGTTTCATAAAAATCTTGCTCCGGGTGAAAAATGTTTGACGACCGCGCCGCTTCGGCTCGATGATTTGCTTGATGGCGCAACAGGGGATATTTTTCTGGTCTCGGCGGCCACCGCGGCCGCATCGGCTCTCAAAGGTGTCATCTCTGATCCAACCGGATATGTAAGGTAA
- the rho gene encoding transcription termination factor (Evidence 2a : Function from experimental evidences in other organisms; PubMedId : 10230401, 14712716, 14970217, 1716628, 1722555, 2423505, 2461932, 6304634, 7689228, 7828920, 9008362, 9298646, 9586995, 9587002; Product type f : factor), with product MESAELKNKTIAELLQIAEALDIPGVSGLRKSELIFKVMEATSAQQEGMIFAEGVLEILSEGYGFLRSPDYNYLPGPDDIYVSPSQIKRFDLRTGDTITGQVRPPKDNERYFALLKIEAINFEDPDIAKHKTLFDNLTPLYPNQSFMLEVNSDELTTRIMDLMTPIGKGQRALITSPPKAGKTIILQKIANSVTTNHPEVRLIVLLIDERPEEVTDMRRSVKGEVISSTFDEPAERHVQVADMVLEKAKRLVEHKQHVVILLDSITRLARAHNAVVPHSGKILSGGVDSNALHKPKRFFGAARNIEEGGSLTIIGTALIETGSRMDEVIFEEFKGTGNLEMVLDRRLADRRIFPAMDLNRSSTRKEELLLEPDVLAKVWILRKFLAEMNPVEAMEFLIDRMKKTKNNKQFLQSMKD from the coding sequence ATGGAAAGTGCCGAACTGAAAAACAAGACCATCGCCGAACTATTGCAAATAGCAGAGGCGCTCGACATCCCCGGCGTTTCCGGTCTCCGCAAATCGGAATTGATCTTCAAGGTCATGGAGGCCACATCCGCCCAGCAGGAAGGAATGATATTCGCCGAGGGGGTGCTGGAAATTCTCTCCGAAGGATACGGCTTCCTTCGCTCCCCCGACTATAATTACCTTCCCGGGCCCGATGATATTTATGTTTCCCCGTCGCAGATCAAACGTTTCGACCTTCGCACCGGCGATACCATCACGGGGCAGGTCCGTCCCCCGAAAGACAATGAGCGGTATTTTGCCCTTCTCAAAATCGAGGCCATCAATTTCGAAGATCCCGATATTGCCAAACATAAAACCCTGTTCGATAATCTGACCCCGCTCTATCCTAACCAATCGTTTATGCTGGAAGTCAATTCCGACGAACTGACCACCCGTATCATGGATTTGATGACCCCGATCGGCAAGGGCCAGCGCGCGCTCATCACCTCTCCCCCCAAAGCCGGTAAAACGATAATTCTGCAAAAAATCGCCAATTCCGTTACGACCAACCATCCGGAAGTGCGATTGATCGTTCTTCTCATCGACGAACGTCCGGAGGAGGTCACCGATATGCGCCGTTCGGTCAAGGGCGAAGTGATTTCTTCTACTTTCGACGAGCCGGCGGAACGTCACGTGCAGGTCGCCGATATGGTGCTGGAAAAAGCCAAACGCCTGGTCGAGCATAAACAGCATGTCGTGATACTATTGGACAGTATCACGCGCCTGGCCCGCGCCCACAACGCCGTGGTGCCGCATTCGGGCAAGATTCTTTCCGGCGGTGTCGACAGCAACGCCCTGCACAAACCGAAACGATTCTTCGGGGCGGCCCGCAATATCGAAGAGGGCGGTTCGCTCACTATTATCGGTACGGCCCTAATCGAAACCGGCTCGCGAATGGATGAAGTCATTTTCGAAGAATTCAAAGGAACCGGCAACCTCGAAATGGTTCTTGATCGCCGTCTGGCCGACCGGAGAATATTCCCGGCCATGGATCTCAACCGCAGTTCCACCCGTAAAGAAGAACTCCTTCTGGAACCGGACGTTCTGGCCAAAGTCTGGATATTGCGAAAGTTTCTGGCCGAGATGAATCCGGTAGAAGCGATGGAATTTCTAATCGACCGGATGAAAAAGACCAAGAACAACAAGCAGTTCCTGCAGTCGATGAAAGACTAA
- a CDS encoding Ribosomal silencing factor RsfS (fragment) has product MRLTPLSVARTAGKLALTKKGYDVKILNLKNLTTVCDYFVIISGDVDVHVKAIADAVDEGLLEKGLAPWHREGTRGGKWVLLDYVDVVVHIFQKSAREFYALEKLWGDAPVEELK; this is encoded by the coding sequence TTGAGATTAACACCCTTATCTGTTGCGCGAACAGCAGGCAAACTTGCTCTCACCAAAAAAGGCTACGACGTAAAAATCCTGAATCTCAAGAACCTCACAACCGTCTGCGATTACTTTGTCATAATTAGCGGCGATGTCGATGTTCATGTCAAGGCGATTGCCGATGCCGTCGACGAAGGGCTCTTGGAAAAGGGGTTGGCCCCGTGGCACCGCGAAGGAACCCGCGGAGGGAAATGGGTCCTCCTCGATTACGTCGACGTTGTCGTGCATATCTTCCAGAAATCGGCCCGTGAGTTTTACGCTCTCGAAAAACTCTGGGGCGACGCCCCCGTGGAAGAATTGAAATAG
- a CDS encoding hypothetical protein (Evidence 5 : Unknown function), producing the protein MVFNKSPKRKVARRTPKPTKPSRFLELSILAIFILVLIYGASFALRINNGVSKTTVTTTYPVRIQILNGCGTRGLADRIAYALPKLVTAPVEASVVEVFDFKASNVKRSFLIAREADLTGTKKLAEQLGLPTDNIVYEPIENNYRSITATLVVGEDYNTTLLKKAN; encoded by the coding sequence ATGGTATTCAATAAATCACCCAAAAGAAAAGTTGCAAGGCGGACTCCCAAACCGACCAAGCCGTCGCGGTTTCTGGAACTCAGCATTCTGGCGATCTTTATACTGGTGTTAATTTACGGCGCCAGTTTCGCTTTGCGGATAAATAACGGCGTTTCCAAGACCACCGTGACGACCACCTACCCGGTCCGTATACAGATTCTTAACGGCTGCGGGACCCGCGGCCTGGCCGATCGTATCGCCTACGCTCTCCCCAAACTGGTGACCGCGCCGGTCGAGGCATCGGTGGTGGAAGTGTTTGACTTCAAGGCCTCCAATGTGAAAAGGAGTTTCTTGATCGCCCGCGAGGCCGATCTGACGGGAACGAAAAAACTGGCCGAACAACTGGGTCTCCCGACCGACAACATCGTTTACGAACCGATTGAGAATAATTACCGGAGTATTACCGCCACTCTCGTGGTGGGTGAGGACTATAACACGACCCTTTTAAAAAAGGCGAACTGA
- a CDS encoding conserved exported hypothetical protein (Evidence 4 : Unknown function but conserved in other organisms), protein MKKSILLSVLLVFLFAFLASAQMVDKAELGTTSGDYLGLKPALKPFSLIDLSKFKWSQSYSLSFFSGGGSSGSVGLYTGSLLYEMSRSLSMNFVLGIAHNPGSLFDRTQSTNAAFFPGFNLDFHPSNSFHLSVGVQAIPGNYYYYNPYSPYGYYYPWR, encoded by the coding sequence ATGAAAAAAAGCATATTATTATCAGTCTTATTGGTGTTTTTATTTGCTTTTCTGGCGTCGGCGCAGATGGTCGATAAAGCCGAATTGGGCACCACCAGCGGCGATTATCTGGGCCTCAAACCTGCCCTGAAGCCATTCTCCCTCATTGATTTATCGAAATTCAAATGGAGTCAGTCGTATTCTTTGAGTTTCTTCTCGGGCGGCGGCTCTTCCGGTTCGGTTGGTTTATATACCGGTTCACTTCTTTATGAAATGTCCCGCTCCCTTTCCATGAATTTTGTCCTTGGTATTGCTCATAATCCCGGGTCCCTATTTGACCGCACCCAATCCACCAACGCCGCTTTCTTCCCCGGATTCAATCTCGACTTTCATCCCTCGAATAGTTTCCACCTCTCTGTCGGCGTGCAGGCCATTCCGGGCAATTACTATTATTATAATCCCTACTCTCCCTATGGCTATTATTACCCGTGGAGGTAG
- a CDS encoding UDP-N-acetylglucosamine pyrophosphorylase encodes MNKLTAAVILAAGKGTRMKSEIPKVLHRVEGQPLIRHLLRTMTAIPFSRIIVVIGFEGEMVAEELKDFPVEFVWQKDQRGTGHAVMMAEEALRNFDGNILVAAGDVPYLSEKTIRGLIDFHNQNGSAATCLTAVYDDPAKYGRIIREPGTDFLADIIEYKDADETTKKIKEVNTGTFCFISGDLFPALHKIDDNNAQKELYLTDTIKILRRSGRDCRVLPIGDPFEVTGINSVEELAALEDTIRNKKQMN; translated from the coding sequence ATGAATAAACTAACCGCGGCCGTCATCCTTGCCGCCGGCAAAGGGACAAGGATGAAATCAGAAATCCCCAAGGTCCTGCATCGCGTCGAGGGCCAGCCGCTTATCCGTCACCTGCTCCGGACGATGACGGCTATCCCCTTCAGCCGCATCATCGTCGTCATAGGCTTCGAAGGCGAAATGGTGGCCGAAGAACTTAAAGATTTCCCGGTCGAGTTCGTCTGGCAGAAAGACCAGCGGGGCACCGGTCATGCCGTCATGATGGCCGAGGAGGCACTTAGAAATTTCGACGGTAACATTCTGGTGGCCGCCGGGGATGTCCCGTATCTTTCCGAAAAAACTATTCGGGGATTGATTGACTTTCATAATCAAAACGGCTCAGCCGCGACCTGTCTGACGGCGGTTTATGATGATCCGGCCAAATACGGACGAATTATCCGTGAGCCCGGAACGGACTTCCTGGCCGATATTATCGAATATAAAGATGCCGACGAAACGACCAAAAAAATAAAGGAAGTCAATACCGGCACCTTCTGCTTTATTTCAGGCGACCTGTTCCCCGCTCTCCATAAAATCGATGACAACAACGCCCAGAAGGAATTATACCTGACCGATACCATAAAAATCCTGCGCCGGTCCGGGCGGGACTGCCGGGTATTGCCGATTGGCGACCCGTTCGAAGTGACCGGCATAAATTCCGTGGAAGAACTGGCCGCCCTTGAGGATACAATTCGTAATAAAAAACAAATGAACTAA
- the panD gene encoding Aspartate 1-decarboxylase yields MLIHICKAKIHRATITDANINYEGSITIDSDLMKAAGIVPYEKVQIANVNNAERLETYVIEGKAGSGIIALNGAAARKGNIGDIIIIIAYGLIEQEKAASFKPKIVKVDKNNKIV; encoded by the coding sequence ATGCTGATTCATATATGTAAAGCGAAAATTCATCGGGCCACCATAACCGATGCCAATATAAATTACGAGGGCTCGATTACGATCGATTCCGACCTGATGAAAGCGGCCGGGATCGTGCCGTATGAGAAGGTCCAGATCGCCAATGTCAACAATGCCGAGCGCCTGGAGACCTATGTTATCGAGGGGAAGGCCGGAAGCGGCATTATCGCTCTCAACGGCGCCGCGGCCCGCAAAGGGAATATCGGCGATATCATAATTATTATCGCCTACGGTCTGATCGAGCAGGAAAAAGCGGCCTCGTTCAAGCCCAAAATTGTCAAGGTTGACAAGAACAACAAAATAGTCTGA
- a CDS encoding conserved hypothetical protein (Evidence 4 : Unknown function but conserved in other organisms) produces MGRLRALGKGEIMFCPKCHYEYEIGITECPDCGIKLVAELPPDDEIDYTELVTVFTTGDAGLFMLAKSILEDAGIDYYAKGEKTKELFAAGFMELQVHPDYADEAIKLIDDMAKGNYVTDEDELDEDEEEEEER; encoded by the coding sequence ATGGGACGGCTCAGGGCTCTCGGGAAAGGAGAGATTATGTTTTGCCCCAAATGCCATTACGAATATGAGATCGGCATCACCGAATGCCCCGACTGCGGTATTAAACTGGTGGCGGAACTTCCGCCCGACGACGAAATCGATTACACCGAACTGGTGACCGTATTTACCACCGGCGATGCCGGGCTTTTCATGCTGGCCAAATCGATTCTGGAAGATGCCGGGATAGATTACTACGCCAAGGGTGAAAAGACCAAGGAACTGTTCGCGGCCGGGTTTATGGAACTTCAGGTGCACCCCGACTACGCCGACGAGGCGATCAAGTTAATCGACGATATGGCGAAAGGGAACTATGTGACCGACGAAGACGAACTGGACGAGGATGAGGAGGAAGAGGAAGAAAGATAG
- a CDS encoding conserved hypothetical protein (Evidence 4 : Unknown function but conserved in other organisms), producing the protein MSPKFQFLIHLIGTREGWPDNMTAAEEKIMAEHFKYLKDLTEKKKVILAGPCFGLRIGIIILQVESENEARTIMANEPSVVQGVHRYEIYPMTVSLLIKQ; encoded by the coding sequence ATGTCCCCAAAATTTCAATTCTTAATCCATCTCATTGGCACGCGGGAGGGGTGGCCGGATAATATGACCGCCGCCGAAGAGAAAATCATGGCGGAGCATTTCAAATATCTCAAAGACCTTACGGAAAAGAAGAAAGTCATTCTGGCCGGACCTTGTTTCGGCCTGCGTATCGGCATCATAATCCTTCAGGTTGAGAGTGAAAACGAAGCCCGCACCATCATGGCCAATGAGCCGTCGGTGGTGCAGGGGGTGCACAGGTATGAAATTTATCCGATGACCGTATCTCTTCTGATCAAACAATAG